One genomic region from Candida albicans SC5314 chromosome 6, complete sequence encodes:
- the ISA1 gene encoding Fe-binding Fe/S cluster assembly protein (Putative mitochondrial iron-sulfur protein; alkaline repressed; induced in high iron; regulated by Sef1, Sfu1, Hap43; Spider biofilm induced): MMIATRRQSLQLTKRYISNHATKNKRFIQTIPISTNTGSNSFLSKLHQSESNDAPTSKWARHTLSFPKTETSNTTPQPPVRKSRTSRFANKSQLANETKPFNSSITPTPQSNIIEITSDPEIQKASNKITTSTASVPTDSNKSQSTAAPSVTPKKKRVLRPRKALITLTSSAVQHLQGLLDQPDPKLIRIGVRNRGCSGLTYNLEYVDKPGKFDELVEQDGVKVLIDSKALFSIVGSEMDWLDDKLSSRFIFKNPNSKGTCGCGESFMV, encoded by the coding sequence ATGATGATAGCAACAAGAAGACAAAGTTTACAATTAACGAAAAGATACATTTCAAATCATGCCACCAAAAACAAGAGATTTATACAGACCATTCCAATATCTACCAATACTGGGTCCAATTCATTCTTATCAAAATTACATCAATCTGAAAGTAATGACGCACCAACATCCAAATGGGCAAGACATACATTAAGTTTCCCTAAAACCGAAACATCAAACACTACTCCACAACCGCCAGTTAGAAAATCAAGAACATCACGTTTTGCTAATAAATCACAATTAGCTAACGAAACCAAACCATTCAACTCTTCCATAACTCCAACACCacaatcaaatataattgaaataacATCAGACCctgaaattcaaaaagCATCCAATAAAATAACTACATCAACCGCATCAGTGCCGACCGACAGTAACAAATCTCAATCCACAGCTGCTCCATCAGTGACGcctaaaaagaaaagagtATTAAGACCAAGAAAAGCTTTGATTACATTAACATCTAGCGCGGTACAACATCTCCAAGGATTATTAGATCAACCTGATCCAAAATTGATTCGTATAGGAGTGAGAAACAGAGGATGTTCAGGATTGACTTATAATCTTGAATACGTTGATAAACCAggtaaatttgatgaattggtGGAACAAGATGGAGTCAAAGTATTAATAGATTCAAAAgcattattttcaattgttggttCGGAAATGGATTGGTTGGATGATAAATTAAGTTCGagatttatatttaaaaatccaaattcaaAAGGAACTTGTGGATGTGGTGAATCATTCATGGTATAA
- a CDS encoding uncharacterized protein (Ortholog of C. dubliniensis CD36 : Cd36_62760, C. parapsilosis CDC317 : CPAR2_601700, Candida tenuis NRRL Y-1498 : CANTEDRAFT_115220 and Debaryomyces hansenii CBS767 : DEHA2A06666g), translated as MGWFSFSSSNKESSVSTVFPPSQQIEQRSHQSLNLPQGSDIATTLNQLSSQTGNDQEVKVKEIDNIQDKNEIEKTVESFVESYPISNMFVIDGEKDSKQSIICTTTDSGKTCLKLKMNSIQLFKIMQKQEYFCSLPDDINATYFECRKIK; from the coding sequence ATGGGTTGGTTTTCATTTAGTAGCAGCAACAAGGAGTCTTCTGTATCAACTGTTTTTCCTCCTTCacaacaaattgaacaacGTTCTCATCAATCATTAAACTTACCTCAAGGTTCAGATATTGCCACAacattaaatcaattgtcTTCACAAACCGGAAATGATCAAGAAGTTAAAGtgaaagaaattgataatatccAAGATaagaatgaaattgaaaaaaccGTAGAGAGTTTTGTTGAAAGTTATCCAATTTCTAATATGTTTGTTATTGATGGAGAAAAAGATTCTAAACAGAGTATTATATGTACTACGACTGATAGTGGGAAAACgtgtttgaaattaaaaatgaattcaattcaattatttaaaatcatGCAAAAGCAGGAGTACTTTTGTTCTTTGCCTGATGATATTAATGCTACATATTTTGAGTGTcgaaaaattaaatga
- the ASG7 gene encoding Asg7p (a-cell specific protein of unknown function; two predicted transmembrane domains; member of conserved Mcm1 regulon; induced by alpha pheromone in SpiderM medium), protein MKIQKVNNRVKQLETPIDYNYDSLKACKCDSCDYWSILSPSQSSSLFLGILIPIIWLINLFRIINCLYFTNSEPLAATAYLQIFKTKVRMKSNVPLTSHYIEYHNNNRVEMYSCLGHILAAMMVYGLVLFAIVMAFAKSTRVVIWPNN, encoded by the coding sequence ATGAAAATACAAAAGGTCAACAATCGAGttaaacaattggaaaCCCCAATTGATTACAATTACGACTCTTTGAAAGCTTGTAAATGTGATTCCTGTGATTACTGGTCAATATTAAGTCCCAGTCAATCAAGCAGTTTATTTTTAGGAATATTGATTCCCATTATTTGgttgatcaatttattcagaatcatcaattgtttatattttacaaATAGTGAACCATTGGCAGCCACGGCTTACcttcaaatttttaaaaccaAAGTCAGAATGAAAAGTAATGTCCCATTGACATCTCATTACATCGAatatcataataataatagagTTGAAATGTACAGTTGCTTAGGACATATTTTAGCTGCTATGATGGTTTATGGATTGGTTTTATTTGCAATAGTAATGGCGTTTGCAAAGTCAACAAGAGTTGTTATTTGGcccaacaattga
- the GCV1 gene encoding glycine decarboxylase subunit T (Putative T subunit of glycine decarboxylase; transcript negatively regulated by Sfu1; Spider biofilm repressed), which produces MLRITSKRLYSSTSNLLKTPLHEAHIELGGKMVPYAGFEMPVLYKGQSHIESHNWVRSKVGLFDVSHMLQHNISGKDAQSLLQKITPIDLSKLPVNTSSLSVLLNNNGGVIDDCIITKHGEDEYYMVTNAGCREKDVKFIKDEASQFNSVNHNTFEGTLLAIQGPKAQEILQQFTNEDLSKIYFGQTKFLKLSPIGATVYLARSGYTGEDGFELSIPSTTPEESKQALDFFYTLINEYPDVVKPIGLAARDSLRLEAGMCLYGHELTEEITPIEASLTWLIPKTRRDENNDFNGASKILSQIKDKSSFTHRRIGLTSKGPSPRDGNKIFNEDGTVEIGYVTSGSPSPTLGGNIAQAYIDKKHKIGSNVKIEIRNKLRDAVITKLPFVPSNLYKP; this is translated from the coding sequence atgttaAGAATTACTTCTAAAAGATTATACTCATCAACTAGCAACTTATTGAAGACTCCATTGCATGAAGCTCACATAGAATTAGGTGGTAAAATGGTACCATATGCTGGTTTCGAAATGCCAGTATTGTATAAAGGTCAATCTCATATTGAATCTCATAATTGGGTGAGATCAAAAGTTGGTTTATTTGATGTTAGTCACATGTTACAACATAACATTAGTGGTAAAGATGCTCAAAGCTTGTTACAAAAAATAACTCCTATTGATTTAAGTAAATTACCAGTTAACACATCTAGCTTATCAGtgttattaaataataatggtggagtaattgatgattgtATTATCACCAAACACGGTGAAGATGAATATTATATGGTCACTAATGCTGGATGTCGTGAGAAAGAtgtcaaatttattaaagaCGAGGCTAGCCAATTTAATAGTGTTAATCACAATACGTTTGAAGGAACATTATTAGCTATTCAAGGTCCTAAAGCACAAGAAATATTACAACAATTTACCAATGAAGATTTATctaaaatttattttggtCAAACcaaattcttgaaattaTCACCAATTGGGGCAACAGTTTATTTGGCTAGATCTGGTTATACTGGAGAAGATGgatttgaattatcaatcCCATCGACTACACCAGAAGAATCAAAACAAGCATTAGACTTTTTTTACACTTTGATTAATGAATACCCTGATGTTGTCAAACCAATTGGGTTGGCAGCTAGAGATTCTTTGAGATTAGAAGCTGGTATGTGTCTTTATGGCCACGAATTGACTGAAGAAATAACTCCAATTGAAGCATCTTTGACTTGGTTAATACCAAAAACTCGTCgtgatgaaaataatgatttcaatgGTGCTAGTAAAATATTGCTGCAAATTAAAGATAAATCTTCTTTTACTCATAGAAGAATTGGATTGACCTCCAAAGGTCCATCACCAAGAGATGGAAACAAGATATTTAATGAAGATGGAACTGTTGAGATTGGATATGTGACATCTGGATCACCATCACCTACATTGGGTGGAAATATTGCTCAAGCTTATATTGACAAGAAACATAAAATTGGCAGTAAtgttaaaattgaaattagaaataaaTTAAGAGATGCTGTTATAACAAAATTGCCATTTGTACCAAGCAATTTATATAAACCATAG
- a CDS encoding NADP-dependent alcohol dehydrogenase (Similar to alcohol dehydrogenases; induced by benomyl treatment, nitric oxide; induced in core stress response; oxidative stress-induced via Cap1; Spider biofilm repressed) produces the protein MTTDSVPAKFQGFASSNKNTWNKPKLVSYDRKQINPHDVVLENEVCGLCYSDIHTLQSNWGEYNRDDLVVGHEIVGKVIAVGDKVTEFKIGQRVGIGAASSACRECNRCKSDNEQYCAKAASTYNAPDVRSNNYVTQGGYSSHSIADEQFVFPIPDDLPSAYAAPLMCAGITVFSPLLRNLGSDAKGKTVGIIGIGGLGHLALQLAKALGAKVVAFSRTSSKKDQALKLGADEFIATNEEKDWSSKYHDTFDFILNCASGVDGLNLQDYLSVLKVDKKFISVGLPPATEQFGVSPFTFLKHGASFGSSLLGSKVEVLEMLKLAAKHNVKPWIEEVPLSEENCSKALNRCHDGDVRYRFVFTEFDKAFAK, from the coding sequence ATGACTACCGATTCAGTTCCAGCTAAATTTCAAGGTTTTGCTTCCTCTAACAAGAATACTTGGaataaaccaaaattaGTTTCTTATGAtagaaaacaaatcaatcCTCATGATGTTGTTCTTGAAAATGAAGTTTGTGGATTATGTTATTCTGATATTCATACTTTACAATCCAATTGGGGTGAATACAATCGTGATGATTTAGTTGTTGGTCATGAAATTGTTGGTAAAGTCATTGCTGTTGGTGATAAAGTCACCGAATTCAAAATTGGTCAACGTGTTGGTATTGGTGCTGCTTCATCTGCTTGTCGTGAATGTAATAGATGTAAGTCTGATAATGAGCAATATTGTGCTAAAGCTGCTAGTACTTATAATGCTCCTGATGTCAGATCTAATAATTATGTCACTCAAGGTGGTTATTCATCTCATTCAATTGCTGAtgaacaatttgttttccCAATTCCAGATGATTTACCAAGTGCTTATGCTGCCCCATTGATGTGTGCTGGTATCACTGTTTTCTCCCCATTGTTACGTAACTTGGGTAGTGATGCCAAAGGTAAAACTGTTGGtattattggtattggtgGTTTAGGTCATTTGGCCTTGCAATTGGCTAAAGCTTTAGGTGCTAAGGTTGTTGCCTTTTCAAGAACCTCAAGTAAAAAAGACCAAGCTTTGAAATTGGGTGCTGATGAATTCATTGCTactaatgaagaaaaagattgGTCAAGCAAATACCATGACacttttgatttcatcTTGAATTGTGCTTCAGGTGTTGATGGATTAAACTTGCAAGATTATTTGAGTGTTTTGAAAGTCGATaagaaatttatttctGTTGGTTTACCACCAGCCACTGAACAATTTGGTGTTTCACCATTCACTTTCTTGAAACATGGTGCTTCTTTTGGTTCTTCATTATTGGGATCTAAAGTTGAAGTATTGGAAATGTTGAAATTGGCTGCTAAACACAATGTGAAACCATGGATTGAAGAAGTTCCACTCAGTGAAGAAAACTGTTCTAAAGCTTTGAACAGATGTCATGATGGTGATGTTAGATACAGATTTGTGTTTactgaatttgataaagcTTTTGCAAAGTAA
- a CDS encoding uncharacterized protein (Protein of unknown function; Spider biofilm induced), with product MSSNQTSPVRRSILSPKPSNLTNNNSPLGKRFNTSSRLTPSPSKSGYHRSSATPSPKKQTLGFTIWEDKVDKSNSTTDVVGTPTSNKLNHNDQENILQPKKVENKRFHNDRQPLSNLSINEFKGFISTNGAAPIQLTELYQPINFNNEFKSLHKQSNIPSYVTPSRRYRDKYLAKSGIDEIDEEIEDEMELLLSKKQQQRSTTLSAKPNNINKTHLIRKHTRSLTVGKNDSKLSLIRKNKFSILSN from the coding sequence ATGTCTTCAAATCAAACATCACCAGTTAGAAGATCTATCTTGTCTCCTAAACCATCTAACCttaccaacaacaattcaCCATTAGGTAAAAGATTCAATACTAGTTCAAGATTAACCCCATCGCCATCTAAATCAGGTTACCATAGATCATCAGCAACTCCTTCTCCTAAAAAGCAAACGTTAGGATTCACTATATGGGAAGATAAAGTAGATAAATCAAACTCTACGACCGATGTTGTTGGTACTCCTActtcaaataaattaaaccATAATGACCAAGAAAACATATTACAACCTAAGAAAgttgaaaacaaaagattCCACAATGATCGTCAACCATTAAGTAATTTAAGCATTAATGAATTCAAAGGGTTTATTTCAACCAATGGCGCAGCACCAATACAATTGACTGAATTATATCAACCAATCAActttaataatgaattcaaatctttACATAAACAACTGAACATCCCAAGCTATGTGACACCATCAAGAAGATACAGAGACAAATATTTAGCCAAATCGggtattgatgaaattgatgaagaaatagAAGACGAAATGGAATTGCTTTTATccaaaaaacaacaacaacgttCTACAACATTAAGTGCCAAACCCAATAACATCAATAAAACTCATTTGATTAGAAAACATACTAGATCACTAACGGTTGGTAAAAATGACTCTAAATTAAGTTTAATtagaaaaaacaaattctccattttatcaaattaa
- a CDS encoding uncharacterized protein (Ortholog of C. dubliniensis CD36 : Cd36_62780, C. parapsilosis CDC317 : CPAR2_601690, Candida tenuis NRRL Y-1498 : CANTEDRAFT_113271 and Debaryomyces hansenii CBS767 : DEHA2A06644g), with protein MYKPKFTFRPNAKGIILHKPVINISTTFDEISKLPSFRSKLLAFYKRFYKLRKFECNDQLYIIKDIPYYTPDINDQDYVAFVKRQFRSISYNTKREAILNLPALSEQELVQRMMNTLVFVFNHTVTRENLFLDKSIRTKDESAKTGIDNEETKIVSTILKLDNEMPNDIKYDFKFRWFKEFTKQMDSIDPKVGPTKNQLEYLTEHYGYRMYYITLMRLNESAKLCL; from the coding sequence ATGTACAAGCCTAAATTCACTTTCAGACCAAATGCCAAAGGTATTATATTGCATAAGCCAGTCATAAATATTTCCACAACATTTGATGAGATCTCTAAGTTACCAAGTTTCAGATCTAAACTTTTAGCATTCTACAAGAGGTTTTATAAACTACGAAAGTTCGAGTGTAATGATCAGTTATACATTATTAAAGACATTCCTTATTACACACCAGATATAAATGATCAAGACTATGTTGCCTTTGTTAAAAGACAATTCCGAAGTATTTCATACAATACCAAACGGGAGgctattttgaatttaccTGCTTTGTCAGAACAAGAACTTGTGCAACGAATGATGAACACTTTGGTGTTTGTGTTTAATCATACAGTGACTAGagaaaatctttttttggatAAATCAATTAGGACTAAAGATGAATCTGCCAAGACTGGAATAGATAACGAAGAAACCAAGATTGTTAGTACAATACTAAAActtgataatgaaatgCCTAATGATATCAAATACGATTTCAAGTTTAGATGGTTTAAAGAATTCACCAAACAGATGGACAGTATTGATCCGAAAGTTGGACCtacaaaaaatcaattagaaTACTTGACTGAACATTATGGGTACAGAATGTACTATATTACGTTGATGCGATTGAATGAAAGTGCAAAGTTGTGCCTATAG
- a CDS encoding uncharacterized protein (Ortholog of C. dubliniensis CD36 : Cd36_62790, C. parapsilosis CDC317 : CPAR2_601680, Candida tenuis NRRL Y-1498 : cten_CGOB_00252 and Debaryomyces hansenii CBS767 : DEHA2A06622g), producing MSLSIRLLENYYQIQYSYLCTNPQLLNTATPSANFVIHVDISINNNTLTTKTFDSQLITGLASRFVKFWELLEYDVNLNISDDSSHSFNMGLKCKIFELYAPTNCLLSLNLKLSILTQENTIHLEDMCTNFNYLLSSWNLFMETQAPFVFSVIGRQYAKTNIFWYRRVRRDVLKYDSMDLDKVLILLEDKISHNFTVQQLLLQNVKLQSVLESTSPVSRKRGSGAIKSYPVVLIE from the coding sequence ATGTCATTATCCATCCGATTGCTTGAAAACTACTACCAAATACAGTATAGTTACTTGTGTACAAATCCTCAACTTTTAAATACTGCAACACCTAGCGCTAATTTTGTAATACATGTGGATATACTgattaacaacaatacaTTAACTACAAAAACTTTTGATTCACAATTAATAACAGGATTAGCTAGTAGGTTTGTAAAATTTTGGGAATTATTGGAATATGACGTAAACTTAAACATATCAGATGATTCTAGTCACTCATTTAATATGGGTTTAAAATGCAAGATATTTGAATTGTATGCCCCCACTAATTGTTTACTTTCCCTAAACTTAAAATTGTCTATTCTTACACAAGAAAATACCATTCACTTAGAAGATATGTGTACCAATTTCAACTACTTATTATCATCCTGGAATCTTTTCATGGAAACACAAGCTCCGTTTGTTTTTTCAGTGATCGGTCGACAGTATGCGAAAACCAACATTTTCTGGTATAGGAGAGTTCGAAGAGATGTATTGAAATATGACTCAATGGATTTAGACAAAGTGCTTATATTGTTGGAGGATAAAATCTCTCACAACTTTACAgttcaacaattgttgCTACAAAATGTTAAATTACAATCAGTTTTAGAATCTACGTCACCAGTATCACGCAAGAGAGGCAGCGGTGCTATCAAATCTTACCCTGTTGTCTTAATAGAATGA
- a CDS encoding uncharacterized protein (Putative oxidoreductase; protein levels affected by URA3 expression in CAI-4 strain background; Efg1, Efh1 regulated; Rgt1-repressed; protein present in exponential and stationary growth phase yeast; rat catheter biofilm repressed): MSQPINLAIVGTGIFATDNHLPTIQKIPGLKPYAAYNRTKSKAETFAEKANIASDKVYDSLEEIFEDKDVEFVDALLPVQFNVDAVKLAVKNNKPICFEKPIAANLDQAKEIVKLSESTDLPILVLENWAYLKAIDILKNEILPKIGDVVAFTYNATGPFNDANKYLATGWRLKPEHIGGFLSDGGVHQLALLTEVLGDVESVSGLTQQLKEQSGTDDVLFSTLKTAKGAIGTFTYGSAFGATDKSTFFKIFGTNGSATYDWSPSLPKPQITYATGATSGQASSKTTIEIDEVNTIEEEFKNFKDAVANKDKKLVKVPPRKAFHHLAIVAAALESSKNNGSNVKVETP; the protein is encoded by the coding sequence atgTCTCAACCAATTAATTTAGCTATTGTCGGTACAGGTATTTTTGCCACAGATAACCACTTACCAACCATCCAAAAGATTCCGGGATTGAAACCATATGCTGCTTACAACAGAACCAAATCAAAGGCTGAAACTTTTGCAGAAAAAGCCAACATTGCTCTGGATAAAGTTTATGATTCATTGgaagaaatttttgaagATAAAGACGTCGAATTTGTCGATGCCTTGTTACCAGTGCAATTTAATGTCGACGCAGTTAAACTCGCTgtgaaaaacaataaacCAATTTGCTTTGAAAAGCCAATTGCTGCCAATTTAGACCAAGCTAAAGAGATTGTTAAATTAAGCGAGTCCACCGATTTGCCAATCTTGGTTTTGGAAAACTGGGCTTATTTGAAGGCcattgatattttgaagaatGAAATATTACCAAAAATTGGTGATGTTGTTGCCTTTACATACAATGCCACTGGCCCATTTAATGACGCTAATAAATACTTGGCTACTGGATGGAGATTAAAACCAGAACATATTGGTGGATTTTTGAGTGATGGTGGTGTTCATCAGTTGGCATTGTTGACTGAGGTATTGGGAGATGTTGAATCTGTCAGTGGGTTGactcaacaattgaaagaacAAAGTGGAACTGATGACGTATTGTTCTCTACATTGAAAACTGCTAAAGGTGCCATTGGTACTTTTACTTATGGTTCTGCATTTGGTGCTACTGACAAGTCTAcgtttttcaaaatctttgGTACAAACGGTAGTGCAACATATGATTGGTCTCCAAGTTTGCCAAAACCACAAATTACTTATGCTACAGGTGCCACCTCAGGTCAAGCTTCTAGCAAAACTACTATTGAAATAGATGAAGTCAACACcatagaagaagaattcaaGAATTTCAAAGATGCAGTTGCCAACAAGGACAAAAAGTTGGTCAAAGTACCACCAAGAAAAGCATTCCATCATTTAGCAATTGTGGCTGCTGCATTAGAATCTTCAAAAAACAACGGATCTAATGTCAAAGTAGAAACTCCATAG
- a CDS encoding signal recognition particle subunit (Ortholog(s) have role in SRP-dependent cotranslational protein targeting to membrane, translocation and signal recognition particle, endoplasmic reticulum targeting localization) yields the protein MSTSIADAFKKLNVSPESSTSEHEKIFNVSYEYLSKVKKFNDLKASKNCLVALINLDKYYKAEQIIRKLPSSLVNSLILEVAYVYYKIGKVQELVKLYEATNENILPNAVDIGLKHVLAQSYYKIGSYEKALELYKELIKNNQYDDELDLVINEKAIVSQLNFQKGGKIESSTTTNANNYDLLFNEALIKLSTLNTTQTLALLDKASQVVHAELSGEDLVSELLPIKLTTAYVYQLTGESNKSLEILESIDVEKINDLLIKLIVKNNLYSHSTITNINLVDRDLNYQQNLHKLSQKLTVLQYERVLKNSLVLKFASGTLSKSQLNNQFINNFQQTFPGDLLPLSYKVLSTLNIDHKDLQDLTKSKQIGRKLVKYIPTQTDNDLKIVATLILVSVNAQIGSFDQSLPILEQLTHESLATPKALPGLIGTLIAVYENTHNTKKLTDLLLKVLEKLLYTPKELLSGDINYYNFAKIVAFKALNQGHDKTATQLFEYLYEVNSNDQLIHSILSNTNNDLLPLDELTSKKPIDEILSVDIDTLIPTTKNKPIKPIVKKVSKITKKKQNPKFGPNKVLKPIEDLQLDEERWLPMKLRSYYKPTKKEKKKASGGGGQQGATESSTRTTSSSNNKKKKKKGKK from the coding sequence ATGAGTACTTCTATCGCCGATGcattcaagaaattgaatgtGTCTCCAGAAAGCTCAACTTCAGAAcatgaaaaaatatttaatgtttcttatgaatatttatcaaaagtgaaaaaattcaatgatttaaaagcttcaaaaaattgtcTTGTGGCATTGATTAATTTGGATAAATATTATAAAGCCGAACAAATTATTCGCAAACTTCCTTCTTCATTAGTCAATCTGTTAATTCTTGAAGTGGCATATGTATATTACAAGATTGGGAAAGTTCAAGAATTGGTTAAATTATACGAAGCTaccaatgaaaatattttacCAAATGCTGTTGATATTGGTTTGAAACATGTATTGGCACAGTCTTATTATAAAATCGGTAGTTATGAAAAGGCATTGGAATTGtataaagaattaattaagAACAACCaatatgatgatgaattggatTTAGTCATTAATGAAAAGGCAATAGTTTCACAAttaaatttccaaaaagGTGggaaaattgaatcaagtACGACAACTAATGCAAATAATTATGATTTGTTATTTAATGAAGCTTTGATTAAGTTGTCTACTTTGAACACAACCCAAACATTAGCATTGTTAGACAAAGCTTCTCAAGTGGTACATGCAGAATTATCTGGAGAAGATTTGGTGTCAGAGTTATTGCCGATCAAATTAACCACAGCATatgtttatcaattaactggtgaatcaaataaaagtttggaaattttggaaagtattgatgttgaaaaaatcaatgatcttttaataaaattgattgtgaAAAATAACCTTTATTCACATTCTACAATCACTAATATCAACTTAGTAGATAGAGACttgaattatcaacaaaatttacATAAATTGAGTCAAAAATTGACCGTTTTGCAATATGAAagagttttgaaaaatagCTTGGTTTTGAAGTTTGCTAGTGGAACTTTGAGCAAATCACAATTAAACAATCagtttattaataattttcaacaaactTTCCCTGGTGATCTTCTTCCATTATCATATAAAGTGTTGTCAACACTTAATATAGATCACAAAGATTTACAAGATTTAACAAAACTGAAACAGATAGGCAGAAAACTTGTCAAATACATTCCAACACAGACagataatgatttgaaaattgttgcTACATTAATTTTGGTTTCTGTGAATGCTCAAATTGGATCATTTGATCAGAGTTTACCTATTTTAGAACAATTGACTCATGAATCATTGGCTACACCCAAGGCATTACCAGGATTGATTGGAACTTTGATAGCTGTTTATGAAAACACCCATAATACCAAAAAATTAactgatttattattgaaagttttagaaaaattattatacactcctaaagaattattatctggagatattaattattacaattttgCCAAAATTGTTGCATTCAAAGCATTGAATCAAGGTCATGATAAAACTGCCActcaattgtttgaatatTTGTATGAAGTTAATTCCaatgatcaattaatccattcaattttatctaatacaaataatgatttattaccCCTTGATGAATTAACAAGTAAAAAACCAATAGATGAAATATTATcagttgatattgatacATTAATACCAACAACGAAAAATAAACCTATAAAACCAATTGTAAAAAAAGTTTCTAAAATaactaaaaagaaacaaaaccCCAAATTTGGACCTAATAAAGTTTTGAAGCCTATAGAAGATTTACAATTGGATGAAGAAAGATGGTTACCTATGAAATTAAGATCTTATTATAAACCTActaagaaagaaaagaagaaagctagtggtggtggcggtCAACAAGGAGCTACTGAATCTAGTACTCGTACAACTTCGCTgtctaataataaaaagaaaaagaagaaaggtAAGAAATAG